The sequence AGGAAGCTAATAACCAACGACAAGTGAACGGCTGGTCAATGGTCTGATAACAAATTGTATACAATCGCTGGCCAACAGACCCAGCGCATACCCAAGACTTATGTGACTATTTAGAAACCAATGGCATAGGCAGTATTATCACGGGCCATCTTCCAAGTGCAAGTCAATCTCAATAGTCTATACAGGAGCTCAGAGCCTTGTAGCAGTGTGTTTCCATCCCTCACAATCTCGCAAATCGTACTTGAACCGTGCATTCCTCTGCTCCCTCTCGGGAAATTTACCGACACGATCTGGCCTCCATCGCCAATAGTCCTTCCATTTGGTATCCAACGTCCCCTCCATGGCCTGAACGATGTACTTGCCAACATTCGTGAGATTCTTGAATGAGTAACCACTGCCGCCCGTCGCAATCAACAACGAGTCCGGTGCGGATTCATGGTAACCGATGATCCAGTGATCATCATGTGTTTCCACATCCCAGCACATCTTACTGCTCTCTACCTCAGCGTCCCCAAATTCGGGGAGGATGTACTTTGCAAACTCGAGCGTCTTCTGGCGTCCGACCCGAGGCTGTGTGTCAGTGGGATGATACGCCTGGTCGCGCGGCAGGCTTCGCACTCCCCAGTCGCACTCGGGTTCACTCCAACGCTCACGATTGACCAGGGTTATATCCATATTgcagatcttgaagatgcgATCCTCATTAGGAGGGAAAAGGTATCCTCTACGTGTGATGGCCACGACGGGTAGGTCTTTGTACCGCTGATACTGTTCTTCGGTCATGCGTATATGAGTTACGGGGTAGCCCACCGCGTGCAGCTGGCCCTTGAAATCAAGCAACGTTTCCGAGTATGCTCCTACAGAAACGATGACCTTTTTGGCGTGCCAGATTGTTCTGTTCGCTGTGCGCACGCCAATGACCGTCTTGGAGTCGTTGGAATCACGGATGAAGCCTGTTGCAGTTGCTGATTCGCCTGCAACAAATTCCACCCCAAGTCTCTCGCATTCGCGTTTCAGAACAAACATGGCGTTGGTGGACTCAACCCAACCAGCGTTGCTGTTGTAGATACCTCGGAACGTTGCAGGAGCATCTGGTttgctttcatcatcatcttgataCACTCCTTGCTGACGTTGTCGTCGGTGATGGTCGTACCCCATTGCTGGATACAATTTGAACATGCGGTCCCAATCTGGCAGCTCCACCATATGAGAGGGGTCACCCAGCGAGCGGGTATTAGCGACGGCTGTGTCAAAGGTTTTTGCTCTATCCTCGTCCAGAGAGCCATCGGTGCCATAGAGCCAACCGGTAGGATGAAACACGTCTCTCCAGAGTGGCTCGC is a genomic window of Fusarium fujikuroi IMI 58289 draft genome, chromosome FFUJ_chr12 containing:
- a CDS encoding related to fructosyl amino acid oxidase; the protein is MAQRITHTDPIVIIGAGVFGLSTAWWLARAGYSNVRVLDRWQVPSPSSAGYDRNKIIRTEYVDGHFSILSQEAIQLWREPLWRDVFHPTGWLYGTDGSLDEDRAKTFDTAVANTRSLGDPSHMVELPDWDRMFKLYPAMGYDHHRRQRQQGVYQDDDESKPDAPATFRGIYNSNAGWVESTNAMFVLKRECERLGVEFVAGESATATGFIRDSNDSKTVIGVRTANRTIWHAKKVIVSVGAYSETLLDFKGQLHAVGYPVTHIRMTEEQYQRYKDLPVVAITRRGYLFPPNEDRIFKICNMDITLVNRERWSEPECDWGVRSLPRDQAYHPTDTQPRVGRQKTLEFAKYILPEFGDAEVESSKMCWDVETHDDHWIIGYHESAPDSLLIATGGSGYSFKNLTNVGKYIVQAMEGTLDTKWKDYWRWRPDRVGKFPEREQRNARFKYDLRDCEGWKHTATRL